DNA sequence from the Lysinibacillus sp. OF-1 genome:
AATTCCTGTTACGCCTGCTGATTCAATATCCTTTAAGTAACGCTCTAAGCCATCCATATTTTCATTGTGAGCAAAAATATTTGTCGTGACATAAATTTTTGCCCCATATTGTTTGGCAAATTCGACACCTTCACGCATCTCTTCAATCGAGAAGTTGTCTGCATTGGAACGTAGTCCAAATTCTCGTCCACCAATAAATACCGCATCTGCTCCATAATGAACAGCTACTTTTAATTTCTCTAAGCTACCTGCTGGGGCAAGTAGCTCTGGTTTTTTAGTAATGACACGTTTACCGTCGACAATCTCACGGATTTTGTCATTTTGTTCTAATGCTAATGCCATGGTATTGCCCCTCCTAGTAAACTGTTTCCTTGAAGATAAAGCCTGTATCTAATGGTCTAATGGCTGGTTGAATATCTTCAATTCGTGCTAATAAATCATCTTTTATCTCTTCATACGCGTCTTCTGATTCATCAAAATAAGTATCGATGGCTTTGCGATAGATTTCTGTAACCGTTACTACATAGTCTGGTGTTTGTAGAACACCCTCGATTTTCAGGGCATCAATGCCACCTTCGAATAATTCACCAAGCTCATCAATTATACACATATCATTTGGACTGAAAATATGTGTCCCATTGACATCTTCATAAATAGGATATTTATTATTTCGCTCATCGTCATGTAGGAACATATTACGATTTTCTTGACGGTTTTCAATGGCCATCACCTTATCTTGATATAAGAAATAATGACCAAGTAATGGGCGTTTCGATTGGAACATACATGTCATGCCATGTACTTGTACCTCAATCTCCACCTCAGTATTTTCTTTAATTTCTAATACTTCATCAAGAGAAAGTTCACGTGCTAATACAGCACGCTTTGCACCACGTTTCCCCCAGTAATTTGCTGTAAACCAGTTTGTAGCAGTCGTTTCTGGATTCCAATGTAATGGAATCGTCACGGCTTGCTCGCGGCGAATAATAAGTACCGCTGGATCACCATAAATTAAACGATCCACTCCGATACGTTGCATTTCTTTTAAAT
Encoded proteins:
- a CDS encoding peptidase U32 family protein, with amino-acid sequence MKKPELLVTPQSVEHIKALLEAGADAFVIGEQQFGLRLAGEFSVEEVEEATKLIHAAGKKVYVAVNALFHNEKLEALADYLKEMQRIGVDRLIYGDPAVLIIRREQAVTIPLHWNPETTATNWFTANYWGKRGAKRAVLARELSLDEVLEIKENTEVEIEVQVHGMTCMFQSKRPLLGHYFLYQDKVMAIENRQENRNMFLHDDERNNKYPIYEDVNGTHIFSPNDMCIIDELGELFEGGIDALKIEGVLQTPDYVVTVTEIYRKAIDTYFDESEDAYEEIKDDLLARIEDIQPAIRPLDTGFIFKETVY